One stretch of Gouania willdenowi chromosome 16, fGouWil2.1, whole genome shotgun sequence DNA includes these proteins:
- the proser3 gene encoding proline and serine-rich protein 3, whose amino-acid sequence MIAFGGCHLHLYPPDTQPLETSDNYDDHHHHYRSVSPCRRSFDTLSDVSQSEFNDTEILHLQERASRLLPRGEGLLSDGSIPVSSEGVGTSELSSPVNEEEPVQRYSIPSLIKPVPVKSSSWKSIIPPLVAPTRPQEDILFQWRSRRRMEQARDWSQPPSSWNPPSLSYFSAKQSLNTQALDIQQRRTPPHITASPPQTSGSGPSSVNPPPTPVVSSVIYPHSVPHVPTHMHYLCDVLPCPIQSSGSQQNTSQQLEKPETRVIHKKTQTPENCSDRVSDVHLGAHLSSSPSSSRALEGNLQTVSERNKKEEALREESVRTEMSVKSKKTSKRVSSHRKPSKNVTPRKEQQHQLRGNQENLGANCSGEPGAPHSPVHSALGKVVSEVFFPTEDLSDEPQRSSGACVPSRVPAPSLSSLPPCNSQNSVEVISQLLQEAEDSDEKEFEDDPLLKVLRKQRRWVKGQIRQVDSVLNEVLEKQQVT is encoded by the exons ATGATAGCTTTTGGTGGCTGTCACCTTCATCTGTACCCCCCCGACACACAACCATTGGAAACATCAGataatt ATGATGATCATCATCACCATTATAGGTCAGTCTCTCCATGCAGAAGATCATTTGAT ACCCTGTCTGATGTTTCGCAAAGTGAATTTAATGACACCGAGATATTACACCTTCAAGAAAGGGCAAGCAGACTCCTGCCTAGAGG CGAGGGCCTACTGAGCGATGGATCCATCCCTGTCAGTTCTGAGGGCGTGGGGACCTCAGAGCTCTCGTCTCCAGTTAATGAGGAAGAGCCAGTGCAACGATATTCCATTCCTAGTTTGATCAAACCTGTCCCTG tGAAAAGTAGCTCCTGGAAGTCCATCATCCCTCCACTGGTGGCCCCCACACGTCCACAGGAGGATATTTTGTTCCAATGGCGCTCAAGGAGGAGGATGGAGCAAGCAAGGGACTGGTCCCAGCCTCCGTCTAGCTGGAACCCTCCCAGTTTAAGCTACTTTTCAGCAA AGCAATCGCTGAATACTCAAGCACTTGACATCCAGCAGCGAAGAACCCCTCCACACATCACTGCTTCCCCTCCACAGACATCAGGCTCAGGTCCATCAAGTGTGAACCCTCCACCCACACCTGTTGTCTCTTCAGTCATCTATCCTCATAGTGTCCCCCATGTGCCTACTCATATGCATTACCTCTGTGATGTCTTGCCCTGCCCCATCCAGTCATCTGGATCCCAGCAAAACACGTCGCAACAATTAGAGAAGCCTGAGACGAGAGTTATTCACAAAAAGACTCAAACACCTGAAAACTGCAGTGATAGGGTCAGTGATGTGCATCTGGGGGCACATTTGTCATCGTCACCTTCTTCATCCAGAGCTCTAGAGGGGAATTTGCAAACGGTTTCAGAGCGAAACAAAAAGGAGGAAGCACTGAGAGAAGAGTCTGTGAGGACTGAAATGTCCGTCAAATCCAAAAAGACGTCAAAAAG GGTTTCCTCACACCGAAAACCTTCTAAAAATGTCACACCACGGAAAGAGCAGCAGCATCAACTGAGGGGAAACCAAGAGAACCTCGGTGCAAACTGTTCTGGTGAGCCCGGTGCTCCTCACTCTCCTGTCCACAGTGCTTTGGGAAAG GTCGTGTCTGAGGTGTTCTTCCCAACAGAAGATTTATCTGATGAACCACAGAGATCATCAGGCGCCTGTGTTCCCTCCCGTGTTCCTGCACCATCACTGTCCTCGCTTCCTCCGTGTAATTCCCAGAACTCAGTGGAGGTCATttcacagctgctgcaggagGCCGAAG attctGACGAAAAAGAATTTGAAGACGATCCTTTGTTGAAAGTTCTCCGTAAACAGAGAAGATGGGTGAAAGGGCAAATCAG acaAGTGGACTCAGTCTTGAATGAAGTCCTGGAGAAGCAACAGGTTACCTAA
- the hspb6 gene encoding heat shock protein beta-6, translating to MDFILPTSMPAGGIPWEKVLPTLIPRLNETYGQYNWSPTLLLPETENNSIFEVNCDESGFTVQVDVRFFNPEELVVKVSGDFVEVQGKHEEKKKDGPGVTTRQFNRRYRIPKGVDTLALESAVSPDGILIISAPMLQTENSTSLT from the exons ATGGACTTCATTCTGCCTACCTCGATGCCAGCTGGTGGGATCCCATGGGAGAAGGTTTTACCGACTCTTATTCCTCGGCTAAATGAGACCTATGGACAATATAACTGGTCCCCAACTCTACTTCTTCCAGAGACTGAGAATAACAGCATATTTGAG GTCAACTGTGACGAAAGTGGATTTACAGTTCAAGTAGACGTAAGGTTTTTCAACCCTGAAGAGCTCGTTGTGAAAGTGAGTGGCGACTTTGTAGAAGTACAAGGAAAGCATGAGGAAAAAAAG AAAGATGGACCTGGTGTGACAACACGTCAGTTCAATCGGCGCTACCGGATCCCTAAAGGAGTGGACACCCTGGCTTTGGAGTCAGCCGTCTCCCCAGATGGAATCCTCATCATATCTGCTCCTATGCTGCAAACAGAGAACTCCACATCCCTGACTTAA
- the psenen gene encoding gamma-secretase subunit PEN-2, with the protein MNLERLPNEEKLGLCRKYYLIGFAFLPFLWLVNVVWFFQEAFIKPAYSEQLQIKSYVKRSALGLLVWVTVLTTWITIFQRFRAEWGEVGDYISFTIPLGTP; encoded by the exons ATGAACTTGGAACGGCTGCCCAATGAGGAGAAGTTAGGTCTATGCAGAAAGTATTACCTGA TTGGTTTCGCTTTCCTTCCGTTCCTGTGGCTCGTCAatgttgtttggtttttccaGGAGGCCTTTATAAAACCAGCCTACAGTGAACAGCtccaaattaaatcat ATGTGAAACGCTCAGCACTGGGGTTGCTGGTATGGGTAACGGTACTCACTACATGGATTACCATTTTCCAGCGCTTCCGAGCAGAGTGGGGAGAGGTTGGAGATTATATCTCCTTCACAATTCCACTTGGCACTccttaa